The stretch of DNA GGTCGTGGTGGTGGCTGCCGTCATAGGTGGCATCCTTGGACTCATGGCGTATCACTATAGATGGTTATGAGATGCGACTGTTTGGCGGTTTGGATTGATTCGTCCATAGAAGAGCGCCCGCGTGGATGGATGTTTTTCGCTGTTGTACGCTCAGCCTAACCCATGGTTGCCAAAGGAAATCTAGTAGGTATGTACGGTATTTGGTGACTGCGGGTTAGCGTAAGTTGGCTTCGGCAAACTTCGTCCTCTTAAATGAATTGACCCCGGAATTTCATGATGTTTCGCATGAGTGACTTTCATGGGGCCTTGCATGTATAAGTTTGTTTTTAGTCCGTATCTCCAGTTTCATCATCGTGCTCATCAAAGTCGATTTCAGCTTCAGATTGCTGATAGAGCTCAATACCGGTATTCATGTCAATTTCGTTCACAATCCATGGTTCAGGTTGAAGCTGACACGTCTGAATGAACTCATCGATTCGGTTACGTCCTTTCATCTCCTTCAGAGTGACCACGATTCCAAATCGTAGGTCTCTTTTTTCCTGAGTATCAGAACGTGTTGTTGACCGTATTTTGAATCCCCAATATGGTTGTCCTAAAATTTTTCGAGGTATAAAACGGCTTTTTTCAACATCACTTAGATGTTTGACATTGTCCCATTTTCGATACAGTTGACGTGCCGATCCCTCATATACTTTTGCTCCAGGGTCGCCTTGGACGTTTTGGTCGAGAGAATCGATGCCGTTTTTCTTGACTCTTCCAAAATGGAAATCGAGTTCGGTGTCCGTATAGTCCACTCCTTGCTGCCGGCTACATTTTGGGAAATAGCACAAAGTTGCGCGAGCAGTGTATTGATATTTGTCATCTGTTATTGGAACCGGGATGCGATAGTTTGATGTTTCGAAGGTTTTAGCTGTGCCTTCTATGACAAATCGTATTTCGTTGGCTGGTGTTTTTAATATGTCCTGAATTTTCCGTGGGACGATTCCGTAGCCGAGTTTTGTTCTGTTGGTATTGACACTTCCCCATGCTGAAGCTGAATCGATGAGGAGTGCTTTTGCTATTTCACGAGACAATCCCATGGTCTGTATTAAGAAAGCCATTTTCCTGGCGATCCAAGGTGCCGCAAACGAGGTTCCGGCAGTTGTAGTGATGCCATCGGGCGAATAAACTGCCATGCGATCTGAATTGTCTCCGCCAAAACAGGAAATGTCTGGTTTCCTGAAGAATTGGAGGACGGGACCTTCTCGTGTATAGCTTGCAGGCTCGTTCAGGCTTGATGAGGAATTGACAACAATTGAGTTGATTGAATCTGCAGGTGAACCTATCCGTTTTGGACGGTTCGGGTCATCTCCTGGCAGTTTGTTAGTACCTGCAACGACGAAAATCACGTCATAACGATTTTGCAACTCATCGAGGAGTGCTGCTTCAGGTGAGATGAAATTTGTGGGTGCTTCATATATGGAGCCTAGACTTAAATTCCATACTTTAATATCCTGATTTTGAGCAACGATGCGTTGGATTGACTTGAATATAGTGAAGGAGCTGTTCTTGTCAGCGGTTGCAACAGCAAAATGTCGTACGCGGAAACGGCCACAACCATCATCAAGTTCTGGATTTAAATGTGGCCCGTCAACGATGATTGATGAGACTTCGGTACCATGACGATAGTCTCTTTGATTTTTATCGAATTCTGGATTGAGTTCGTCATGGTATTCGACCCAATTCTTGAAATATACGGTTTTGTCAAAGCATGTATCAATGACGCCGATGATGGGCTCATTTTTAGGCTCTGGAATTTCTAGTGTGGAACGTTGTCCGTTTGTGCTCTTTTCGAATTTGAACTCTGTAATATCTTGCAACGACATGGCAACGAGATATGGGGCTTTTGCCCGAAGGATATCATATTGATCGGGCCGCAGATTTATTGTCGTCTTGTCAAGGAGGTTCGCGTCGATAATATCAAGGCCTAGCTCATTAAGAAGCTGCACGGTTTCTTTTTTCGTGTCATAAATGGTAACTAAGGATGAGTGGCTATTTTCTGGCGCTTCGCTTTTGACGTCGAATCTGTTGATAGCATGTACGTCGCATATGATTTGCGCAAAAGATGACTTGCTCAGGCCAAACCGGCTTGCCGACGTTGATAGGCCGTTTTTAGTGATTTCGCTGAGTTCAGTAGCGGTTATTTCTTTGCCGTACACATTGAGCGTATCAGCACAGCGTTGCAAGTCGATAATTGTTGACTCGATTGCCGTTAATGGCACGCAATACGTGATGACGTGATTTGGATTTTCTTCTGGCCCCTCAAAGGTGGCACCAACAATTGAAGTGCTTGCGAGGTGGTTCGGGTAAGAAAGCAGTTTTTTAATGCGATTGCTTTTTGCTACGACAGTACGATAATGGACTTCGACGAGTGGATCTATGTTTATTCGTTGCGCCTGCCAGAACTTGAGTACTGAAAGTAGTTGCCGCTTTTTCTGGAGTATTTCATCGGCAGTCACTTTTTCATGAGCAGGTAGGTGTGCCGGCCCAGGTGCCGAGCCGTTTCCACGATGTAACGTGCCTTTAAGGCGAAGGATGTTATTCATTCTTACCTCTCTTCGTTTCTCGCGATACAGTGCTTCTTGGAATGCCCGTTAGTGTTTCTACTTCCCGTACAGTGAATCCTTGTGCTCTGAGTTTTTGAGGATCGGTGAGTACGGCATTTCCGTTTGGGATTAATGAGGTATAGATTCGGCGGAGATAATCGAATTCGTCTCCTGGTTTGCTAAATGCAATCGAGGAGCGAATGATGTTTTTCATCTCGCCGGGATAGGGAAGTTTCGGTGCAAGATTCATAATTTTTTTAAACAGGCGGATGTTCTTGCCTATAAAGGAGAATTGCCCCGCATAGTCATTCATGATATTTGTGGCCACATCAGAAAGGTCGCTTTTCGTGTATCGACCGAAATCAATAACCGCATCAAATCTACGAATAAATGCTTTGTCGAATTTGCTAAACAGATTAGTGGTTGCGAATAAAACGATGTTCTCAGGCAGGTTGTCCATCTGTGTAAGCAATGTCGAAGTTGCTCGGCCCATTTCGCGCACGTCATGGGAATCCACGCGGTCTAGAGCTAATGCGTCAATTTCATCAAATAAAATTACCGTTCTATCCGGTTGTGTGAAGCTGTTGATTTCCGCAAAGAGGCTGGTGATATTTTTTGCTGTCTGGCCAAGTCGGCTATCAATCATCGCGCTGAAATCAACAACGTAAAGTTCGCGCTGCAGGATTGATGATATTTGTTTAACCGATTCGGTTTTACCGGTTCCTGCAGGGCCATGGAAAAGAAAGCGATGAATACCAACGTTTCGACCTATAGCGTTAATTAGTCCTTGAATATCCTGTGCTATGGCTGTTGGTAAAGGTAACGATGTTTTCACAACCGGCAATTTGTTAAGAAAACCTGAGTGAACATCGGATTCTGTCGATTGTGGTACAAAAGTGTTTGTGCCGGAAAGCAGCGCTATGATGTACTCCGCTAGCTGAGAGTCTCCGGAGTGATCGAAATCTTTAGCAATGTTGTATGCCTCGTTTCTGAATGCGGCATCGTTGTGCTCTGAATAATATCTGATGAGATTGAGCACGTCACGTTTCTTCATTGCGTTTCACCTAATTCCTGCGTTTAGAGATTGTTTATAACTAAGATAATTATAGCATAATTTTACTCAATTTTGTCCCAATTTTAGAATTAATGTCCCAAATTGTATTTTTGTGGTATTGTTATTGCTAACGACTTGGCATGCTGTGGCGGGTCGGATAATAAAAAACTTCGGCCTGTTCCAGTAGGCCGAAGTCGCAAAATTGGCCCATGGGTGTCGTGCGTGTTTAAGCGATTTTAAAGCACATAAACATGTTGCAGCAAGAGCGGAATGAAGTATGTCAAGCCCTCTTTTGATTCCCATAGGCTTTTGACTAAATAGGAGTCAACATGACAGAAGTATACAAGCCCGGTGAGGATAATCATCAACCTGGTTCTTATATTGAGGTTGGACCGAGGGGAGGAGCTGTGCCGAATCCCCATATTGTGACGATAGGGAATGGTGATCGTCTCCCACCAACCCAACAGCCAGGCCATGGTTGGCAGCATCGGTGATTAATGTGCGCTCCGCCCAATGGGCGGAGCGCATGTCGTATCGAACTGGAATCAAGTTGATAAAGGCCTCTGTATGGCGAATCGATGCTTTTGCGTGAGTTTCAGATTTCTACCAAGGTATGATTTTTGATTTATCTATTAAATCCTTGGAATTCCAACGTTTCATGACGAATAAATCTCCGATTTCAAAAACTTGAGCCAAAAAGACTCAAGTTTTTTCTTCAATTTGGGAATATAATTTGACAATACAAAGTTGAGTGAAGTAGGCTCAGGTTTTGGAACATCAATCAGGTGCGAACCTGGATACGGGCCGCGAACGAGAAATGAAAGTCTCGGCACGGCTTCCGGACCCGAGCGAACAGATGTGAAACGTAACGAATAAGGAGATACGAATATGGGACGTGCAGTAGGTATTGATTTGGGTACCACAAACTCTTGCATCGCAACGCTCGAAGGCGGCGAACCCACGGTCATCGTGAACGCCGAGGGCGCTCGCACCACCCCGTCGGTGGTCGCGTTCAGCAAGTCCGGCGAGATTCTCGTCGGCGAGGTCGCCAAGCGTCAGGCCGTGACCAACGTCGACCGCACCATCAGCTCGGTCAAGCGCCACATGGGCACTGACTGGTCGGTGGATATCGATGGCAAGAAGTGGACTCCGCAGGAGATTTCCGCACAGATTCTTATGAAGTTGAAGAGGGACGCCGAGGCGTACCTGGGCGAACCGGTGACCGACGCGGTCATCACCTGCCCCGCATACTTCAACGACGCACAGCGTCAGGCGACCAAGGACGCCGGCAAGATCGCAGGCCTCAACGTGCTGCGTATCATCAACGAGCCGACGGCTGCGGCACTCGCTTACGGCCTTGAAAAGGGCAAGGAAGACGAACGCATCCTGGTCTTCGACCTCGGCGGCGGCACCTTCGATGTGTCCCTGCTGGAGATCGGCAAGGACGACGACGGCTTCTCCACCATTCAGGTGCAGGCCACGAACGGCGACAACAAGCTCGGCGGCGACGATTGGGATCAGAAGATCATCGATTGGCTCGTCAGCGAAGTCAAGAACAAGTACGGCGTCGACCTGTCCAAGGACAAGATCGCTCTGCAGCGCTTGAAGGAAGCCGCGGAACAGGCCAAGAAGGAACTTTCCAGCTCCACCGAGACCAACATCTCGATGCAGTATCTGGCCATGACCCCCGACGGAACGCCTGTCCACCTCGACGAGACGCTGACCCGCGCCCACTTCGAGGAAATGACTTCCGACCTGCTCGGCCGTTGCCGCACGCCGTTCAACAACGTGCTGCACGATGCGAACATCTCGGTTTCCGAGATCGACCACGTGGTCCTCGTCGGCGGCTCGACCCGTATGCCGGCCGTCAAGGAACTCGTCAAGGAACTCACCGGTGGCAAGGCCGCGAACCAGTCCGTCAACCCGGATGAGGTCGTGGCGATCGGCGCCGCGGTGCAGTCCGGCGTCATCAAGGGCGACCGCAAGGATGTCCTGCTGATCGACGTCACCCCGCTTTCCCTCGGCATCGAGACCAAGGGCGGCATCATGACCAAGCTCATCGACCGCAACACCGCCATCCCGACCAAGCGCAGCGAGGTCTTCTCGACCGCTGAAGACAACCAGCCTTCCGTGCTGATTCAGGTCTATCAGGGTGAGCGCGAGTTCGCCCGCGACAACAAGCCGCTGGGCACCTTCGAGCTGACCGGCATCGCTCCGGCTCCGCGTGGCGTCCCGCAGATCGAGGTCACCTTCGACATCGACGCGAACGGCATTGTGCACGTTTCCGCCAAGGACAAGGGCACCGGCAAGGAACAGTCCATGACCATCACCGGCGGATCCGCCCTGCCGAAGGACGAGATCGACCGCATGGTCAAGGAAGCCGAAGCCCACGAGGCCGACGACAAGAAGCGCAAGGAAGAGGCCGATACCCGCAACACCGCCGAATCCTTCGCCTATCAGATGGAGAAGATGGTCAACGACAACAAGGCCAAGCTCTCCGATGATGTGGTCAAGGAAGTCACGGCCGATGTCAACGACCTGAAGGAAGCCCTGAAAGGCGACGATATCGACAAGATCAAGGCCGCGCAGGAGAAGCTGACCACTTCCTCGCAGAAGATCGGTCAGGCGCTCTATGCGCAGCAGGGTGCCGAGGGTGCCGCTGGCGCCGCAGGTGCCGGTGCTGCCGGTGCGGCAGGCTCCAGCTCGTCCTCGTCCGATGACGACGACGTGGTTGACGCCGAGGTCGTTGACGACGATGACGACAAGAAGGACAACAAGTAATTATGTCCGGGTTCGATAAGGACGACTATCTGAAGGATCTGCCGGATCCCGACGACGCATGGCTCAACTCGATGGCTGGGTTCAATGCGCCGGGTGAGGGATTCGGCGGGTCCCCCGATGGGGCCAATCCGGCCGAACCCGAGCAGACTAGCGCCGGTGCAACCGGCGAAAAGGCGGGTGAAACAATGAGCTCCGAACAGTCGAATGACAAGGCCGACGACGAGGCGAAGCAGAACCCAGATGGTACTGCCGCTTCAGCTGCCAACAACAACGACAATACGAATG from Bifidobacterium sp. ESL0728 encodes:
- a CDS encoding S8 family peptidase — encoded protein: MNNILRLKGTLHRGNGSAPGPAHLPAHEKVTADEILQKKRQLLSVLKFWQAQRINIDPLVEVHYRTVVAKSNRIKKLLSYPNHLASTSIVGATFEGPEENPNHVITYCVPLTAIESTIIDLQRCADTLNVYGKEITATELSEITKNGLSTSASRFGLSKSSFAQIICDVHAINRFDVKSEAPENSHSSLVTIYDTKKETVQLLNELGLDIIDANLLDKTTINLRPDQYDILRAKAPYLVAMSLQDITEFKFEKSTNGQRSTLEIPEPKNEPIIGVIDTCFDKTVYFKNWVEYHDELNPEFDKNQRDYRHGTEVSSIIVDGPHLNPELDDGCGRFRVRHFAVATADKNSSFTIFKSIQRIVAQNQDIKVWNLSLGSIYEAPTNFISPEAALLDELQNRYDVIFVVAGTNKLPGDDPNRPKRIGSPADSINSIVVNSSSSLNEPASYTREGPVLQFFRKPDISCFGGDNSDRMAVYSPDGITTTAGTSFAAPWIARKMAFLIQTMGLSREIAKALLIDSASAWGSVNTNRTKLGYGIVPRKIQDILKTPANEIRFVIEGTAKTFETSNYRIPVPITDDKYQYTARATLCYFPKCSRQQGVDYTDTELDFHFGRVKKNGIDSLDQNVQGDPGAKVYEGSARQLYRKWDNVKHLSDVEKSRFIPRKILGQPYWGFKIRSTTRSDTQEKRDLRFGIVVTLKEMKGRNRIDEFIQTCQLQPEPWIVNEIDMNTGIELYQQSEAEIDFDEHDDETGDTD
- a CDS encoding ATP-binding protein codes for the protein MKKRDVLNLIRYYSEHNDAAFRNEAYNIAKDFDHSGDSQLAEYIIALLSGTNTFVPQSTESDVHSGFLNKLPVVKTSLPLPTAIAQDIQGLINAIGRNVGIHRFLFHGPAGTGKTESVKQISSILQRELYVVDFSAMIDSRLGQTAKNITSLFAEINSFTQPDRTVILFDEIDALALDRVDSHDVREMGRATSTLLTQMDNLPENIVLFATTNLFSKFDKAFIRRFDAVIDFGRYTKSDLSDVATNIMNDYAGQFSFIGKNIRLFKKIMNLAPKLPYPGEMKNIIRSSIAFSKPGDEFDYLRRIYTSLIPNGNAVLTDPQKLRAQGFTVREVETLTGIPRSTVSRETKRGKNE
- a CDS encoding YjzC family protein, which translates into the protein MTEVYKPGEDNHQPGSYIEVGPRGGAVPNPHIVTIGNGDRLPPTQQPGHGWQHR
- the dnaK gene encoding molecular chaperone DnaK; protein product: MGRAVGIDLGTTNSCIATLEGGEPTVIVNAEGARTTPSVVAFSKSGEILVGEVAKRQAVTNVDRTISSVKRHMGTDWSVDIDGKKWTPQEISAQILMKLKRDAEAYLGEPVTDAVITCPAYFNDAQRQATKDAGKIAGLNVLRIINEPTAAALAYGLEKGKEDERILVFDLGGGTFDVSLLEIGKDDDGFSTIQVQATNGDNKLGGDDWDQKIIDWLVSEVKNKYGVDLSKDKIALQRLKEAAEQAKKELSSSTETNISMQYLAMTPDGTPVHLDETLTRAHFEEMTSDLLGRCRTPFNNVLHDANISVSEIDHVVLVGGSTRMPAVKELVKELTGGKAANQSVNPDEVVAIGAAVQSGVIKGDRKDVLLIDVTPLSLGIETKGGIMTKLIDRNTAIPTKRSEVFSTAEDNQPSVLIQVYQGEREFARDNKPLGTFELTGIAPAPRGVPQIEVTFDIDANGIVHVSAKDKGTGKEQSMTITGGSALPKDEIDRMVKEAEAHEADDKKRKEEADTRNTAESFAYQMEKMVNDNKAKLSDDVVKEVTADVNDLKEALKGDDIDKIKAAQEKLTTSSQKIGQALYAQQGAEGAAGAAGAGAAGAAGSSSSSSDDDDVVDAEVVDDDDDKKDNK